From a region of the Bombus terrestris chromosome 8, iyBomTerr1.2, whole genome shotgun sequence genome:
- the LOC100644260 gene encoding nucleolar protein 16 codes for MTKIRKVKRRKKYRMNVNRKRLRNKLSKLPTIKCPQVKESWEAIKSTRTNLNQMGLAYDPNDALKIPNSKREHIEKVLKQKDDNVDEKLQTEEEDVEMTPIKVHVAQQLEAEAKAPRKRKFMLPNSQVYFLTYLMDKYGEEYKAMALDKKNYYQYTWKQIRAKIKIFKGIPEQYNKYLESKNKSNIN; via the exons ATGACGAAAATTAGAAAGGTAAAACGTAGAAAGAAATATCGTATGAATGTAAATCGTAAACGATTGCGAAATAAACTGTCCAAGTTACCGACAATAAAGTG tCCTCAAGTAAAAGAATCGTGGGAGGCAATAAAATCTACGCGAACTAATTTAAACCAAATGGGATTGGCATATGATCCAAATGATGCTTTGAAGATACCAAACTCAAAGAGAGAGCATATTGAAAAAGTTTTAAAACAGAAAGATGACAATGTTGATGAGAAATTACAAACTGAAGAGGAAGATGTTGAAATGACACCTATAAAGGTACATGTGGCACAACAACTCGAGGCAGAGGCAAAGGCACCGAGAAAAAGGAAGTTTATGCTACCAAATAGTCAGGTGTATTTCCTTACTTACTTAATGGATAAGTACGGAGAAGAGTACAAG GCTATGGCACTagataagaaaaattattatcaatacACATGGAAGCAAATACGtgctaaaattaaaatattcaaaggcaTCCCTGAACAATACAATAAATACCTTGAaagcaaaaataaaagtaacattaattaa
- the LOC100642886 gene encoding leucine-zipper-like transcriptional regulator 1 homolog isoform X2, producing the protein MDNVATAECLTLDFGPFETVHRWQRMLECDEFVGARTPVARSAHGAAVYNNKLWIFAGYDGNARLNDMWTISLLPGEPRVWEEVVQSGDCPPTCCNFPVAVARESMFVFSGQSGAKITNSLFQFHFRERRWTRISTEHILRGAPPPPARRYGHTMVSFDRYLYVFGGAADSTLPNDLHCYDLDTQTWNIILPSADSQVPSGRVFHATAVIGEAMFIFGGTADNNVRSGETYRFQFSSYPKCTLHDDFGKLLNKRLFCDVEFIVGDAETKIPAHIAMVAARSQFLRKRIRQARKKRDKHLQEVFGTADVPIKDMPLLEVKLKDAVPEAFEMALNYIYTDRIDPTKRSEDGSSSRVEDPLSNRIVLLMMDVYRLALQFNMKRLDQLCVQYLKATISRANVLEALHNAVQLKLYFIKEFCLSFIVKEVNYNQIVMSKEFETLDQPLMVEIIRKRQMPQKDLFPRQCDLTTGTTLEQDMEAFLKSVGREFCDITLMLDGVPIPAHKAILAARCNYFEGMFRSFMPENNTVNIQIGEMIPSSESFHSLLRYIYYADVSMPPEDSLYLFNAPAFYGFANNRLQAFCKQNLEMNVTFENVIQILEAADRMQAVDIKKYALNLIVHHFTKVAMLPRLKQLSRELLLDILGALADERSEARTCQNMENDC; encoded by the exons ATGGATAACGTTGCGACAGCAGAGTGTTTGACTCTTGATTTTGGTCCTTTTGAAACTGTTCATCGTTGGCAACGGATGCTAGAATGTGACGAATTCGTTGGTGCCAg AACTCCTGTGGCTAGATCTGCACATGGAGCTgctgtatataataataaattatggaTATTTGCTGGTTATGATGGTAATGCGAGATTAAACGATATGTGGACAATATCATTATTA ccTGGAGAACCAAGAGTGTGGGAAGAGGTTGTTCAGTCTGGCGACTGCCCACCAACATGTTGTAACTTTCCTGTTGCAGTAGCACGCGAATCCATGTTTGTATTCAGTGGCCAGAGTGGAGCTAAGATCACAAATAGTCTCTTTCAATTCCACTTTCGAGAAAGGCG ATGGACGCGAATTTCAACGGAGCATATACTTCGTGGTGCACCACCTCCACCAGCGCGACGATATGGTCACACCATGGTTAGTTTTGATAGATATCTTTACGTGTTTGGCGGCGCAGCTGATTCTACGTTACCCAACGATCTTCACTGCTATGATCTCGATACGCAAACATGGAATATTATTTTGCCATCTGCTGATAGTCAGGTTCCTTCTGGTCGAGTGTTTCACGCAACAGCGGTAATCGGAGAAGCAATGTTCATTTTCGGTGGAACAGCCGACAATAATGTCCGATCTGGGGAAACGTACCGATTCCAATTTTCGTCTTATCCAAAATGTACTTTACATGATGATTTTGGAAAACTTTTGAACAAGCGCCTTTTCTGTGATGTAGAATTTATAGTAGGAGATGCAGAAACCAAAATACCTGCTCATATAGCTATGGTAGCGGCTCGTTCACAATTTCTTAGGAAGCGCATTAGGCAAGCTCGAAAGAAACGAGATAAACATTTACAGGAAGTTTTTGGAACCGCAGATGTACCAATCAAAGATATGCCATTGTTAGAA gtAAAATTGAAAGATGCTGTCCCAGAGGCATTTGAGATGGCTCTTAACTATATTTATACTGATCGTATCGATCCAACAAAAAGAAGTGAAGATGGGTCGAGTAGTCGTGTCGAAGACCCATTAAGCAATCGAATTGTGCTTCTTATGATGGATGTTTATCGTTTAGCTTTGCAATTTAATATGAAACGTTTGGACCAGTTGTGCGTTCAATATTTGAAAGCAACTATAAGTCGCGCTAACGTTTTAGAAGCATTGCATAACGCCgttcaattaaaattatattttataaaggaGTTTTGCTTGAGTTTCATTGTAAAAGAAGTCAATTACAATCAAATTGTAATGAGCAAGGAATTTGAGACCTTGGATCAACCTTTGATGgtagaaattattagaaaaagacaAATGCCTCAAAAAGATTTATTTCCTAGGCAGTGCGATCTTACTACAG GGACGACTTTGGAACAGGACATGGAGGCATTTCTTAAAAGTGTGGGCAGAGAATTCTGTGATATAACGCTTATGTTGGATGGCGTGCCGATTCCAGCCCACAAGGCCATTCTCGCGGCGCGTTGTAACTATTTTGAGGGAATGTTTCGCTCTTTTATGCCTGAAAATAATACAGTAAAC ATACAAATCGGTGAAATGATTCCATCTTCCGAGTCATTCCACTCCTTATTAAGGTATATTTACTATGCGGACGTTTCAATGCCGCCTGAAGactctttatatttatttaacgcGCCAGCTTTTTATGGTTTTGCAAATAATCGATTGCAAGCGTTTTGCAAACAGAATCTTGAGATGAATGTCACTTTTGAGAATGTCATACAAATCTTGGAAGCTGCGGATAGGATGCAAGCTGTTGACATAAAGAAATACGCATTGAATCTTATTGTGCATCACTTTACGAAG GTTGCAATGCTACCAAGGTTAAAGCAATTGAGTCGTGAACTTTTATTGGATATCTTAGGAGCATTGGCTGATGAACGTAGCGAGGCACGAACATGTCAGAACATGGAAAATGATTGCTGA
- the LOC100646384 gene encoding cuticle protein 16.5-like: protein MAFKFVVVAAFLAVASAGGPAAYDIAASSGDHSSIGFSQESTQKGFAGQNVISSYSKSDDSAHSFVRVSSHSVSNDGLFNYEISHAPIVKAAYTAPAYLTPTAAPLIAKTYAAPYSYSAPLVTKAYAAPYSYAASAPLIAKTAVAAPAPLLAKTYAAPVAAAPLLAKSYATSLSYAAPAAHLSYAAPAAHLSYAAPTAQLSYAAPGAPLLAKSYGYAAHAPVIAKSALIAPAHGYTASIASAPLLAKTYAATPLAHAYAPQAQLISKAYGYEAAAPVVHTVFNGLGTSYAW, encoded by the exons atggcattCAAG TTCGTAGTAGTCGCAGCCTTCCTGGCAGTAGCCAGTGCCGGTGGTCCAGCCGCTTATGACATCGCAGCGTCGTCTGGTGACCACAGCAGCATCGGTTTCAGCCAGGAGTCCACCCAGAAAGGTTTTGCCGGTCAGAACGTGATTTCTTCTTATTCGAAGTCCGACGACTCCGCTCATTCCTTCGTCCGCGTGAGCAGCCACAGCGTCAGCAACGATGGTCTCTTCAACTATGAAATCAGCCATGCCCCTATCGTGAAGGCGGCCTACACTGCCCCAGCCTACCTCACGCCGACCGCCGCTCCCCTCATTGCCAAGACATACGCTGCCCCGTACAGCTACAGTGCCCCCTTGGTCACCAAGGCCTACGCCGCCCCATACAGCTACGCAGCCTCAGCTCCTCTGATCGCTAAGACTGCAGTCGCTGCACCAGCTCCTCTTCTGGCCAAGACCTATGCCGCTCCAGTCGCTGCTGCTCCTCTGCTCGCTAAATCCTACGCCACTTCTCTGTCCTACGCTGCCCCAGCTGCTCATCTGTCCTACGCCGCACCAGCCGCTCATCTGTCCTACGCAGCACCAACCGCTCAGCTGTCGTACGCTGCACCAGGTGCTCCTCTTCTCGCCAAAAGCTACGGATACGCTGCCCATGCTCCAGTCATTGCCAAGAGCGCCCTGATCGCGCCAGCCCACGGATACACCGCCTCCATCGCTTCAGCACCTCTTCTAGCTAAGACTTATGCCGCCACTCCTCTCGCCCATGCATACGCTCCACAGGCTCAATTGATCTCCAAGGCCTACGGATACGAAGCGGCTGCCCCCGTCGTACACACGGTATTCAACGGTCTCGGTACCAGCTACGCCTGGTAA
- the LOC100642886 gene encoding leucine-zipper-like transcriptional regulator 1 isoform X1, with protein MDNVATAECLTLDFGPFETVHRWQRMLECDEFVGARRSKHTVVAYKDAIYVFGGDNGKRMLNDLLRFDVKEKSWGRAFATGIPPAPRYHHSAVVHDSSMFVFGGYTGDIHSNSNLTNKNDLFEYRFQTGQWIQWKFIGKTPVARSAHGAAVYNNKLWIFAGYDGNARLNDMWTISLLPGEPRVWEEVVQSGDCPPTCCNFPVAVARESMFVFSGQSGAKITNSLFQFHFRERRWTRISTEHILRGAPPPPARRYGHTMVSFDRYLYVFGGAADSTLPNDLHCYDLDTQTWNIILPSADSQVPSGRVFHATAVIGEAMFIFGGTADNNVRSGETYRFQFSSYPKCTLHDDFGKLLNKRLFCDVEFIVGDAETKIPAHIAMVAARSQFLRKRIRQARKKRDKHLQEVFGTADVPIKDMPLLEVKLKDAVPEAFEMALNYIYTDRIDPTKRSEDGSSSRVEDPLSNRIVLLMMDVYRLALQFNMKRLDQLCVQYLKATISRANVLEALHNAVQLKLYFIKEFCLSFIVKEVNYNQIVMSKEFETLDQPLMVEIIRKRQMPQKDLFPRQCDLTTGTTLEQDMEAFLKSVGREFCDITLMLDGVPIPAHKAILAARCNYFEGMFRSFMPENNTVNIQIGEMIPSSESFHSLLRYIYYADVSMPPEDSLYLFNAPAFYGFANNRLQAFCKQNLEMNVTFENVIQILEAADRMQAVDIKKYALNLIVHHFTKVAMLPRLKQLSRELLLDILGALADERSEARTCQNMENDC; from the exons ATGGATAACGTTGCGACAGCAGAGTGTTTGACTCTTGATTTTGGTCCTTTTGAAACTGTTCATCGTTGGCAACGGATGCTAGAATGTGACGAATTCGTTGGTGCCAg GCGTAGCAAACATACTGTTGTAGCATACAAAGATGCGATCTATGTTTTTGGTGGTGATAATGGTAAAAGAATGTTGAATGATTTATTGAGATTTGATGTAAAAGAAAAGTCCTGGGGACGTGCATTTGCAACAGGAATACCTCCTGCTCCAAGATATCATCATTCTGCAGTTGTGCATGACTCGTCTATGTTTGTATTTGGTGGTTACACTGGTGACATACATTCCAATTCGAATCTCACAAATAAGAATGACCTATTTGAGTACCGATTCCAAACTGGTCAATGGATACAATGGAAATTTATTGGGAA AACTCCTGTGGCTAGATCTGCACATGGAGCTgctgtatataataataaattatggaTATTTGCTGGTTATGATGGTAATGCGAGATTAAACGATATGTGGACAATATCATTATTA ccTGGAGAACCAAGAGTGTGGGAAGAGGTTGTTCAGTCTGGCGACTGCCCACCAACATGTTGTAACTTTCCTGTTGCAGTAGCACGCGAATCCATGTTTGTATTCAGTGGCCAGAGTGGAGCTAAGATCACAAATAGTCTCTTTCAATTCCACTTTCGAGAAAGGCG ATGGACGCGAATTTCAACGGAGCATATACTTCGTGGTGCACCACCTCCACCAGCGCGACGATATGGTCACACCATGGTTAGTTTTGATAGATATCTTTACGTGTTTGGCGGCGCAGCTGATTCTACGTTACCCAACGATCTTCACTGCTATGATCTCGATACGCAAACATGGAATATTATTTTGCCATCTGCTGATAGTCAGGTTCCTTCTGGTCGAGTGTTTCACGCAACAGCGGTAATCGGAGAAGCAATGTTCATTTTCGGTGGAACAGCCGACAATAATGTCCGATCTGGGGAAACGTACCGATTCCAATTTTCGTCTTATCCAAAATGTACTTTACATGATGATTTTGGAAAACTTTTGAACAAGCGCCTTTTCTGTGATGTAGAATTTATAGTAGGAGATGCAGAAACCAAAATACCTGCTCATATAGCTATGGTAGCGGCTCGTTCACAATTTCTTAGGAAGCGCATTAGGCAAGCTCGAAAGAAACGAGATAAACATTTACAGGAAGTTTTTGGAACCGCAGATGTACCAATCAAAGATATGCCATTGTTAGAA gtAAAATTGAAAGATGCTGTCCCAGAGGCATTTGAGATGGCTCTTAACTATATTTATACTGATCGTATCGATCCAACAAAAAGAAGTGAAGATGGGTCGAGTAGTCGTGTCGAAGACCCATTAAGCAATCGAATTGTGCTTCTTATGATGGATGTTTATCGTTTAGCTTTGCAATTTAATATGAAACGTTTGGACCAGTTGTGCGTTCAATATTTGAAAGCAACTATAAGTCGCGCTAACGTTTTAGAAGCATTGCATAACGCCgttcaattaaaattatattttataaaggaGTTTTGCTTGAGTTTCATTGTAAAAGAAGTCAATTACAATCAAATTGTAATGAGCAAGGAATTTGAGACCTTGGATCAACCTTTGATGgtagaaattattagaaaaagacaAATGCCTCAAAAAGATTTATTTCCTAGGCAGTGCGATCTTACTACAG GGACGACTTTGGAACAGGACATGGAGGCATTTCTTAAAAGTGTGGGCAGAGAATTCTGTGATATAACGCTTATGTTGGATGGCGTGCCGATTCCAGCCCACAAGGCCATTCTCGCGGCGCGTTGTAACTATTTTGAGGGAATGTTTCGCTCTTTTATGCCTGAAAATAATACAGTAAAC ATACAAATCGGTGAAATGATTCCATCTTCCGAGTCATTCCACTCCTTATTAAGGTATATTTACTATGCGGACGTTTCAATGCCGCCTGAAGactctttatatttatttaacgcGCCAGCTTTTTATGGTTTTGCAAATAATCGATTGCAAGCGTTTTGCAAACAGAATCTTGAGATGAATGTCACTTTTGAGAATGTCATACAAATCTTGGAAGCTGCGGATAGGATGCAAGCTGTTGACATAAAGAAATACGCATTGAATCTTATTGTGCATCACTTTACGAAG GTTGCAATGCTACCAAGGTTAAAGCAATTGAGTCGTGAACTTTTATTGGATATCTTAGGAGCATTGGCTGATGAACGTAGCGAGGCACGAACATGTCAGAACATGGAAAATGATTGCTGA
- the LOC100644022 gene encoding ADP-ribosylation factor-like protein 1 yields the protein MIGDVFRNGQKIFWISCTCIGTYIAYRYWKKRELLAIDEGFDEVSKIDDTHEKRVLLLGLDGAGKTSIINQICVANGDEISYTVPPKPTEGSTVYKIKNGVLFYNVWDIGGSDPTRKYWTAFLQDTDLLVFVVDASDVNKLSSAASILKQLLSDARMDDIPILVIANKQDCPNALKPEEVKKALDLLSISPHKHKVEIIGCQTRPLPEMPPETTEYTWYHASMDSVRKKIFYMAKDSVSAPLFC from the exons ATGATAGGAGATGTATTTCGAAACGGTCAAAAGATCTTTTGGATCAGCTGTACGTGTATCGGTACGTACATCGCATACCGATACTGGAAAAAGCGAGAACTTCTGGCAATAGACGAAGGTTTTGATGAGGTGTCTAAG ATCGATGATACTCATGAAAAACGAGTACTCCTATTAGGTTTAGACGGAGCTGGAAAAACATCGATTATAAACCAAATATGTGTTGCAAACGGCGATGAAATTTCTTACACTGTCCCTCCAAAACCAACAGAAGGTTCtactgtatataaaataaaaaatggggTTCTATTTTACAATGTTTGGGATA TTGGAGGTTCAGATCCCACTAGAAAATATTGGACTGCATTCTTACAAGACACAGATCTGTTAGTATTTGTAGTAGATGCCTCTGATGTAAACAAATTATCTTCCGCAGCTTCTATTTTGAAACAATTATTAAGTGATGCAAGAATGGATGATATACCAATTTTAGTAATTGCTAACAAGCag GATTGTCCTAATGCTTTGAAGCCAGAGGAAGTTAAGAAAGCTTTAGATTTATTAAGTATTTCTCCACATAAACACAAAGTAGAAATAATTGGATGCCAAACACGACCTCTTCCTGAAATGCCACCAGAAACAACTGAGTATACTTGGTATCATGCATCTATGGATTCTGTTAggaaaaaaatattctatatggCAAAAGATAGTGTATCTGCTCCTTTGTTCTGTTAG